Sequence from the Helianthus annuus cultivar XRQ/B chromosome 13, HanXRQr2.0-SUNRISE, whole genome shotgun sequence genome:
CGTGGAGCTCTTGCCTAACACCTACGCTTTcttcgcgcttttttaaaccaagataTGATACTGATTTTATGTTGAATTTTGTTGTAACATGTACAAAACCTATTGTGTCACTTAGGTAAGTGAAGAAGGAAGACTAAAAATGATTGAATCGTACGTTGAGCCGTTAGCGAAGTCCGTCATTAGTGGACTAAGCAACTGGAGTATGCATACAGGGAAGCTTATGAAGGAACAAATGTCATTAATCAAGGGTGCTTGTTGTGTATGCAAGATCGTTTGTTGGCCCGGGAAGCATCATAATTACTTCTGGAAACTCGGAATCGAGAGTGTTCTTCTTAAGTTACTTCTAGATGATTTTCATATCAAGCAaatatccgagcatttttcttcGTTAGACGAAGTGGAAGCCCTTGCACGCGATGGTTTAAGTGCTAATTTTCTACCTGCGATTAAACCGCACGTGTGGGATATTCTTGGTGGGCTTGCCACACATTGTGCTGAAGATTTTACTGCGCAAATGGTTAAAAGTGAACTCTACCTTAAGATTCTCATCACATGTGTGTGGTAATGTTCTTGTGCATCTTAATAtatagagtaaagtacacggatgatcCCCGTGGTTTAGCAGAATTTTGGATTTGGTCGCtaactttccaaaagtacacgaatggtccctgtggtttgcaccaTGTAACAGCTTTTTTCCAAAAGTACGTGAATGGTGGCTTAGGTTTGCACTTTacaacgcatttagtccctaactaggacttgctaaaacctttagatttgttggctggggactaaatgtgttacaaagtgcaaaccatagggactatctgtgtacttttggaaagctaggtaCCAAATCTAAAATTTTGGCAAAtcacaaggaccatccgtgtactttactctaataTGTATTATTATTGTCATTAATCTCCACATACTTCTGATAGTTCTAATTTGTTTGCTAATGTCTTCTAACAGCTTAGGATTTGCGGCTTCATTGCGTTCGGCACGTCAGCGTTGCCCAAATGTCGAAAACGAGCTAGCGTCGAGAGCGGTTTTATTAATGATTTACTCTCCTTCAAAGTACATTTCATCACAAACAAAATCAACATTGTTGGGAATTTTAAAGCCACTCGCCAAGGAGGATATTAAGTACCTATTAAATACCCTTAACGCCACGTCATCAGGTATTACCGGTACAATGTCCGATAATCTTCAAGCGATTCACCTAATAAGCTTGGCTTGTTATTCGGGTCTACCTCAATATCGTAGGTATGTTATGAAGAATCAAGGAGTATACATACTATTATCGTTGATACAAACGTTATCACGAAACCATGTTCATGAAGAACGGATGTTACGGATGAACACGTCATTTCATTATTGTGGTCATAACATGAAGATGTGTTGCTACGAGTTTGAAGACGATTGGGTAGGTGATGAAATGTTTCTCGTTTTCGGTTTGTTAGGGCTAGCGGAATTGGTACACCATTCGGGTTCACTCAAAGATCATGTTTGGTCGAAGTCAACCGAGGGTCAACTAATATCGCAAGTGCGGGAAATTTGCGTCAACTCCTTCGCTTCCGGACCAAAATGGTACTGTGTGTATCTTCTTAGCTATTTTGGCATTTACGGGTTTCCGTCGAAACTCGGTAATACTATCGGGAACGCTCTTAGCGGTGATGAAAGTACGAATTTGACGCTCGTTCTTGCTAACCAAGAACATGTGAATGTTCATGGTATCATCCTGAGCGTTCGTTGTCCATCACTCTTACCGTCCGAAGGGTATACTTCTAGAAGAAAAGAAATTCGGCTCTCGGCTCACGTGAATCACCAGGCATTGTTGAAATTACTGGAATACGTGTACTCGGGACATCTAACAGCAACCGACGACCTTGTGAAGAGACTAAAAACATTGGCTAAACATTGTAACTTGCAGCCTTTATTGCAAACGCTTTGTAGAAATCGTCCCAAATGGAGAACTCCTTTTCCGACTTTTGATCTTACTTCAGCTCTTGGACCGAACGGTTTTTGTTTCTCGTAAGAATATATTTCGCTCAACTTAGTTACATTCATTTGAATTTAATTATATATCTATATTGACTATATCTAACTTAGTTATATTTTGTAGGGACATTGTTCTTGAAGCAAAGGGTAACGCATTTGAGAATTGGAAGTGCGAATCATGTGCTTTATCACAACCGCATTTACATGCTCATAAGGCCATTTTATGTGCAAGTTCTGACCACATGCGCGCTTTGCTTTGTTCTGGAATGCAAGAAAGGTACTTATTACTTAAATATATTCTTGGTTTTTAAAATGCGCGCCTATATCACGAGGCGATATGTAAAATGTCTCAGGGCCTTGAAGCGGTGTCTCATGCACGCATGGGTCACAATCAGGGGTGTTCATTATTCGAATTGCACTCGAATATCCCGAAATTCGAATCGAACCGAATTCGAATAGGAATTGGAATTGGGTCCTTATTCAAACTGGATTTATAATTCGAATTCAAATTATGGTATCTCAAATCGAACCGGTTCAAATAACCTGAATTCGCATTATATAAATAGTGAAAGGTTTAAATACAAAAGGCTCGTGCGACCATACGCGACCACcaatataacatgcgtaattacgTATTATAATGTGCGTAATTATGTATTATAACCGTCGCACGTTAAGGGGCTATTGTGCgttaaccttcccctatatatactTATGATTTATTGAGTTGGGCTTCAAAAtcaattattttttatataatatactTATAGattttagtttttgtttttttttccttgTTGCTAATTTGGTGACCCGAATTCGAACAAGCTTGTTCGAATCAGTTTTTGCGAATTTTATTCGAATTGGTATTCAGTAttgaaattttcattaaaatgTTTCATCATATATCATTTGTTTGCAGCCAGTCAGAAACTATAAAGATCGATCTTGGTTGGAACGCGCTAGTTCGACTAGTAAACTGGCTTTATTCTGGTAAACTCGTGCCAAAACCCAAATACGGTTGTTTATGGAACAATCTAGACGAACAAGGGAAGTTAGAACAAGTGATCCCATATGTGGAGCTTTACTGTTTATCAGACAGTTGGCTTCTAGAAGACCTTCACAAAGAATGCTCAAAAGTAATCGTAAATTGCTTAGATTCAGTTAACATGGCAGTTAAACTGATTCAGATCGGCGCTGATTGTTGCCAGTGGGATTTGGTTGAGTTGGCTGCTAAGTTTACGGCACCGTCTTATCATCATCTTCGGAACTCTGGGAAGCTTCTAGAACTTGATGAACAGCTTGTGGATATCGTACGCGCTGCATCTGTTGCTAGACTCTCTCAATGAGGCCATCATATGTTGAGTTTATAAATTATAGAGAAAGGTTATATATATGGATATAGGGAAATTGatctgtaataatcccacctagaccttattggccattaataatcctacctcagaatattccccccaccagtcccacctttcatctatttttcctacaatggtcccccgttaaaaaaacttaacggagttaagcttttttccaaattacaaacagattttttagggcttttgattagaacgacgatacgagtccattgatgtaaaacttgcctcaaaacggtgctccaaatgatgaaaacggcgcttcaattcgggtgtttaaattttaaattaaccaaaatcaaatcACTTGGAgtaccatttcgaagtaagttttatatcaatggactcgtatcatcgttctgatcaaaagccctaaaaaatctgtttgtaatttggaaaaaagattaactccgttaagttttttttaacgggggaccattgtaggaaaaataagtgaaatgtgggactggtggggggaatattctgaggtgagattattaatggccaataaggttaaggtgagattattacaggccaatttcccatGGATATATAGATAGATAGTGTGTTTAATATGACTATAgttaactatatttattttaattgCTATGAGATTTTATATTTTCGAGGAAACAAAAGCTTTCAAATAGTCATATACTTTTCGGAATATCTGGCCCAAACTACCAGAACAACACAAATCTGTAACTGGTTGCAGGAAAAACACAGTACAAGATCTTAAAATCATATCATGATCTTCAGAATGTTGTCTTTTAATGGAATTATTAGGGTATATAATGTTGGGGAATTTCAGAAAACTAGATGATTAGAGAGGCGTctaatcactctcagatcaaattatttcggtggttcacccgaataattcCATCGGATAAAACTCTGATTTTGAGAAATTTGGGTTTCTGGGGTGTAACTGCctaatggcagttaactctattTTTAGGACAAAACTGTCgctgtttaaacatttcgaaaaTGTGGCAATTTCTAGAAAATAAACCcaagccaggggctctgccccttcgACCCTGCTCCCAAGGGCGCTGCCCCGGACCCTCGCCAAGGGGGCGttgcccccttggaacccccgtaAAGTACGGGTTCAGCCCGTATACTTCGAATTATAATAACTTAAACAAACGTGCACTCCCACACCTCCTAACTTGATTGATGTAtattattattcgctttgatcaccaagtcaatcccgattacactaaaatatctaacattcCTCCCCCATTTTAGCGTAATCCTTAATTAACTTAAACAAAttcacaacaatcaaacttatGCATAAATAAAATATCGCGACGATTGAATTTCACATTAGTATATTACACATTCCAAATATACGAATATAGGGGTGTCACTAAGGATTGAACCCTTTCTATTCAGTGAATACATGAAGataatataaacacaagtttacaTACTCTAATGTTCTTTCTTGACACTATTTTACTAGCCTGTGTCCCATCCTTCAATGAGCATATCAAAGCCAAGTCCTAGCTTCTTGAAGTGGCTAAACTCCATGCTCATATAGGTAGCTCTTTATTCTTGCACTTGCATATACAATTTTTCAAAGAACTATTAAGAAGAAAACCTTCAGCCTCTTTTAACTTGCAGGTCTAAACACATACCTTGGGATGATGCTACTTATGTGTTCCAATTTCTAGATGTTAAGCTTTCCACATTGAATTCAACACCTAACGTCATATTAGGTGGGAATTGGGTATCTTAACACGAGAAATCTTATGTGGACTTTAATCCCATCCCTACAGCCGCCTTGTGCACAAGATCTCTACATAACTCTTTGGTTAAGAGGTCGGCTAAATTCTGTTGAGTTCTCACAAACTCCACCGATATCACCCCATACATGATGAGCTCACAAATCATGCTGTGTCTAACACCTAAGTGTCTAGACTTCCTATTATACACTTGGCTATAGGCCTTAGCCAAGGTAGTAGCACTATCACATCTAATGGATATTGGTGATATAGGTTTAGGCCACAATGGAATCTCCTAAATTAAGTTTCTTAGCCACTTAGCTTCTTTGCCAGCTGCGACTAATGCAACAAACTCAGACTCTATTGTTGAATCAGTTATGCAAGTCTGTTTCTTAGATGCCCAAGATCTAGCACCTCCTCCAAGCAGAAAAGTCCATCCACTTGTGGAAGAATGATCTTCCTTGTTGTTAATCCAGCTTGCATTCGAATAACCTTCTAAAACCGAATGAAATCCAGTATAACTCAAAAATACTTGATTCATTGCTTGCCAATGACTTGCACCTGGATTGCTAGTATACCTACTAAGCTTTCCAACAGCATAAGCTATATCCGGTCTAGTGCTAATCATGGCATACATGAGAGATCTAAAGGCCCTTGAATACTCAAGTTGGCTTACAACTACACCTTCATCAGGTGAGAGCTTAAAAGCAGGATCCATTGGAGTGCTACCCGAAGAACTATCATGAAAATTAAACTTTTTCAATATCTTCCCAATATAATGAGATTGAGAAATATATATGCCATTGTTCTCCCAATTGATCCTTATACCAAGGATCACTTCCGCTGTGACAACCCGCAACCTCAAGTTATTAATTTAACCTACCTGTAGTTAATTTATTCATACATTCACAGCACTGCATTTAACTAGGGTTAGTTAAATGAGTCTACGTCGGTAATTCGGGGAACCATTGTGAATAATAATTGTAAACAGATGATTTTATATGAAACCTGTGTGTTGACAAATACGCGAAATATATGCTTTATTTGTAAATCACAATATGTTATGAGCTTCATGTGAAAGTTAATTAGTTAAGGGGGTTAAAGTTAATAATTGAAACCCTAATAACCACTGCCTAACCCTAAACTCTCCCTCCCAAATCATTATACGACAGTTGCAAATCATTCTTCTCTAATCACTCCCAAATTACTTTGGCTGCACATCACACCAATCATAAGACTTGATCTTTCAAACCCTATAATCCATCAtaggccttgattgattgattgactgatttcttgtgagcacatagtttagcataccgagcaaaccaaggtgagttcacactctttaccaaggcatgggattcccggggattgggaatgggtggaatgatggaattgaatgatttctcgtacttacacggttactagactatctaccatggtcctcgggttaagcaggacacttacgtaaaacctacgtaaacaagtacatactactgtcttccggagtcaggaaggacacttacgtaaaacctacgtaaactcacacatgctactgtcttccggagtcaggaaggacacttacgtaaaacctacgtaaacccccgcgtacccccgtcctcggttgtgaaggatacttacgtaagacctacgtaaagcttgtacgtactactgttcttgggttatgaagaacacttatggttacgaatagtctagtgtatatgcaaacatgggaagcccccacctatagaacATACTaccggcccagtagagccacatgttacaaacgaacttattattacgaacttactttctgtgaactcgctcaactagttgttgacctctgttacatgccttgcaggtcgttaggtatacttggagcttgcacagggaggcgcggtcgttgtggacaaggatcgtgaatgcttgacTTAAACactatgacattacatactttaatTATGATTGGGCTTATACTCagatgcttccgctaaactttgttattatacttatgttttgtaacacctttcatatggattggtttggtttaattacatttacttatactatttacattgttctatatgattggtggcttgatcctggtcagtcacgctcccaagcggtgatactccgcaggtggattttgggggtgtgacagattggtatcagagccattggttatagagaactcggttttaataagggaaaaatgtttttattaaaaccagactataaccactacagtgctcaacgatccacaacgacgcctcgctccacgtgcaagactcgacatcctaggtaataaggtttatgtttattgcctacatgctagaattacatagaactttgctcgtggtatgcttagattacattgcttactaattgttattgcttgaaaacacttgtgtgcttactctcttctgtcatcgcactattcgcgaacctctctcacttacgtcacatttgctatgaagatcatggccggacgtatcaacttgactcaagcccagttgacggctctcatcaacgaacgaattgctgcggcacttgcagccacacaagcaggaggtataccctgcagtcgtaactaggatctttagatcctacactcctaacccaactcttgtgcttaaccttgtcctattcttatacacaataggtcaacacgctcagccacctgtctacaccttcaaaaatctcaaggattgccgacctagtaccttcagtggtactgagggagttgtaggcctcctccattggttcgagaggctcgaaactgactttgaggtgtgtgattgccctgagtctcgtagggtaaagtttgctactggaacactcgaaggtgctgcattaacctggtgggaagcacaggttcaaatgttagggctggcagctgctaatgccaccccctggaacgagttcaaggacctaattaaggaagagttttgcaatcgggaagacatccacaaactagaggtagagttcctcaacttACAAATGgcggggtctgaaattgaggcttatacgaagagatcaaatgaattagccacattttgtcccactatggtagaccctcccaccaaacgcatcgagctgtatctcaagggtctggtgccatAAATTCAGAGGCATGTGAccgcagctaatcttggcactatccagcaagtcactcggcttgctcatcgtctcacagaccaggcagtagaacagaacaaactaccgaaacgtgttaaaGCTGCTACTACATGTgtttctagtgacaacaaacgcaagtgggatggaaacctAAGCAAAGGATTAATTCCGGTTCAGCCTTTGGCGCAGCAGCagaagatagatgactaccagagtcccagtcagcagttttctggtagtcgtgggcagagtggatatcaaagaaatcatccaaagtgtaacatatgcaataggcaccacagcggccagtgtaacaagggtcgttgtcagaggtgtctcaagatagatcatgaagctaaggattgtcgaagctcacgtcctgtaactcaagaacagcaaCGGCCGCCACAgtctccacagaatcagcagcaacaacagagttttaaaggatgtttccagtgtgatgctaaagaccactacaagagacattgtcCGCAAATAAatcaggaccagactcagaaccacgaccatggaaacagggacgacaatggggatagcgttgggggaagcaatggaaaTAATGACGCCGTGGCCGCAtgtacgtgattggtcagggtgacgcaaggaacgatcctaacgtaataatgggtaagtttcttctcgacgacttttatgttactgtcttgtttgattcgggtgttaATACCAATTTTATGTCCTTGAAAGTTAGTCagatgttaaaacgtgcaccaactcccttgaacaccaaacatgtcgtagtgttagttaatggtaaaagtctagaggccacatataattcagggttgtaatcttatcctcgatGGTCAGAcgttctctatcgacctcattcctatagttctgggcagcacctatagctcgcgcaccgtattgtctagctccaaccgaactggaagaactgtcaaagcaactgcaagagctcttggataagggctttattcgtcctagctcttcgccttggggagctccagtgttatttgtgaaaaacaaggtcacagtgaagaaccgctacccccttcctcgtattgacgacttattcgatcagttacAAGAGTCGAGCTATTAcaccaagattgatctgaggtcaggttaccatcagctgagagtccgggatgaggacgtctcaaagacggctttcagaactcgctacgaccactacgagttcctagtcatgccattcgggctagcgaacgcgcctgcagttttcatggatcttatgaacagggtatgcaaaccctatttagacaagtttgtgattgttttcatcgacgacattctgatctactccaagagtcaggaggaacacgagcagcattttcgacttatcttggaactttttCGAAAGGAACAAacgtatgccaagttttcaaaatgcgacttctggcttcgtgaagtccactttctaggccatgtggtaaacaaggatgggattcatgttgatccatccaaggtagattcgatcaggaactggcctgcaccgcgtacaccaacgaaaatacgccaattcttgggtttggcgggttattataggcgattcattaaagacttctcaaagatggCGCAGCCGCTTAccctactgacacagaagggtgtcacttatCGTTGGGGGTAAtcctcaggaaaccgcttttcagcacttaaaggatggactttgcagtgcacctatcctctcattgctagagggcacagacgattttgtggtctattgtgacgcatcgatacaggggcttggttgtgtattgatacaacgggataaagttattgcttatgctttgcggcaacttaaagttcatgaacggaactacacgacgcacgatttagagctgggagctgttgttttcgcgcttaagatatggcgacactacatgtacggtaccaagtgcacgatctacaccgatcacaggagtctcgagcatatcttcaagcagaaggaattgaacatgcgtcaacgacgacgggtcgagctgctgaacgattacgaatgtgccatcaagtaccatccaggcaaagccaatgttgtggctgacgccctcagtcggaaagatactacacctaggcgtgtacgagccttgcagcttactattcagtatAGTCTTCCCgtacagatacgagatgctcaggtagaagcattgaaaccagaaaatgtcaaggctgaagccttacgcggttcaaggcaacgattagaacaaagggaagacggcgcctactatgtaacaggacgtatttgggtcccactatatggcggtttacgagaacttgtgatggaggaagcacacaagtctcgctactcggtacatccatgttcggataagatgtaccacgatcttaaaactacgtattggtggccaagcatgaaagctctcatcgcaacatacgtcagcaaatgtttgacttgtgcaagggtcaaagttgaatatcagaaaccatcaggcctactccagcaaccaaagataccgaagtggaaatgggagaaatttccatggattttgtcactggcctacctagatctcagcgtgggaacgataccatttgggtgatcgtggatcgactcacaaagtctgctcacttcctagctattaaggagacggataagttctctaccttagcagacgtctacttgaaagaagttgtttcgaggcacggagtgccaacctccattatttcggatcgggatgcacgattcacttcagaactatggcaagcaatgcacaaatcttttggctctcgattagacatgagcacgacttatcaccctcagacagatgggcagtctgagcgcacgattcaaactctagaagacatgcttcgggcatgtgttatcgattttggcaacagctgaAAAAAAACCAtcttccgttagtggagttttcatacaataacagttaccacaccagcatacaagccgctccattcgaggcattgtacggacgtaaatgccggtcacctctctgttgggcagaggtgggggatagtcagatcacaggtccagaaatggtagttgatgctactgaacgaattgcacagatacgacaacgcatggcggcagctcgtgaccgtcagaaaagctacgctgataagcgcaggaaaccgctcgagttccaagttggggatcgagtgctactcaaagtgtcaccctggaagggtgtggttcgttttggtaaacggggcaagctcaatccgcggtacgttggaccgttcgagatcattgaaagaataggcaaagtagcctacagattaaacctaccagctgaactcggtgcagttcacaacgttttccacgtgtcgaatctgaagaaatgtctgtcagatgagaccctcatagttcctttgaaggaactcactatcgacgagcggttgcagttcgtcgaggaaccagtagaaatcacggaccgggatgtcaaggtcctcaagaacactagaatacctcttgtacgagttcgttggaactcccgtcgtggcccagagttcccccgggaacgcgaagaccaaatgaaactcaagtatccccagttattcgaaaaccgtgcaaccactactgaggctgaagctactacagaattttgggacgaaattccaaatcaacgaggggaggatgtgacaccccaggaaaaccagtaaacgatgcaacttaactagcttcctcagtaaccgcatgctaaatttcgggacgaaatttctttcaagttggggatgatgtgacaacccgcaacCTCAAGTTATTAATTTAACCTACCTGTAGTTAATTTATTCATACATTCACAACACTGCATTTAACTAGGGTTAGTTAAATGAGTCTACGTCGGTAATTCGGGGAACCATTGTGAATAATAATTGTAAACAGATGATTTTATATGAAACCTGTGTGTTGACAAATACGCGAAATATATGCTTTATTTGTAAATCACAATATGTTATGAGCTTCATGTGAAAGTTAATTAGTTAAGGGGGTTAAAGTTAATAATTGAAACCCTAATAACCACTGCCTAACCCTAAACTCTCCCTCCCAAATCATTATACGGCAGTTGCAAATCATTCTTCTCTAATCACTCCCAAATTACTTTGGCTGCACATCACACCAATCATAAGACTTGATCTTTCAAACCCTATAATCCATCAtaggccttgattgattgattgactgatttcttgtgagcacatagtttagcataccgagcaaaccaaggtgagttcacactctttaccaaggcatgggattcccggggattgggaatgggtgGAATGATGGAATTGAATGATTTCTCAtacttacacggttactagactatctaccatggtcctcgggttaagcaggacacttacgtaaaacctacataaacaagtacatactactgtcttccggagtcaggaaggacacttacgtaaaacctacgtaaactcacacatgctactgtcttctggagtcaggaaggacacttacgtaaaacctacgtaaaccccagcGTACCCccgtcctcggttgtgaaggatacttacgtaagacctacgtaaagcttgtacgtactactgttctcgggttatgaagaacacttatggttacgaatagtctagtatatatgcaaacatgggaagcccctacCTATAGAACATACTACCgtcccagtagagccacatgttacaaacgaacttattattacgaacttactttctgtgaactcgctcaactagttgttgactctctgttacatgccttgcaggtcgttaggtatacctggagcttgcacagggaggcgcggtcgttgtggacaaggatcgtgaatgcttgacTTAAACactatgacattacatactttaatTATGATTGGGCTTATACTCAGATGCTTCCGCTAGACTTtgttattatacttatgttttgtaacacctttcatatggattggtttggtttaattacat
This genomic interval carries:
- the LOC110942206 gene encoding BTB/POZ domain-containing protein At1g04390 isoform X1 codes for the protein MRSSSTKQVAENNRGLNGRFFTLRSRLYNALALGLRNEEGGRRWSCTDVETQRHVVRTIDAFLECISSDMSLHPLVKDSVADIVPALGTTLLQKNEAVMKLASKVFVKLVNVIPYSVTESLLSDIVHPLSSSLSSCHVPVVTLCATALNAILSCLSSKKDRDVWKVLEETETISYIIQQIQCGGSKPPEFFVETISLLSNILQRWPSSRFCVWNNNGLMEVLSSLSLEPMLSVRAAVLQLYSAIALCRNGAKKLLEIGNAPLQMMMESMDDVNHNYLQLAGFTLAESFVVSEEGRLKMIESYVEPLAKSVISGLSNWSMHTGKLMKEQMSLIKGACCVCKIVCWPGKHHNYFWKLGIESVLLKLLLDDFHIKQISEHFSSLDEVEALARDGLSANFLPAIKPHVWDILGGLATHCAEDFTAQMVKSELYLKILITCVCLGFAASLRSARQRCPNVENELASRAVLLMIYSPSKYISSQTKSTLLGILKPLAKEDIKYLLNTLNATSSGITGTMSDNLQAIHLISLACYSGLPQYRRYVMKNQGVYILLSLIQTLSRNHVHEERMLRMNTSFHYCGHNMKMCCYEFEDDWVGDEMFLVFGLLGLAELVHHSGSLKDHVWSKSTEGQLISQVREICVNSFASGPKWYCVYLLSYFGIYGFPSKLGNTIGNALSGDESTNLTLVLANQEHVNVHGIILSVRCPSLLPSEGYTSRRKEIRLSAHVNHQALLKLLEYVYSGHLTATDDLVKRLKTLAKHCNLQPLLQTLCRNRPKWRTPFPTFDLTSALGPNGFCFSDIVLEAKGNAFENWKCESCALSQPHLHAHKAILCASSDHMRALLCSGMQESQSETIKIDLGWNALVRLVNWLYSGKLVPKPKYGCLWNNLDEQGKLEQVIPYVELYCLSDSWLLEDLHKECSKVIVNCLDSVNMAVKLIQIGADCCQWDLVELAAKFTAPSYHHLRNSGKLLELDEQLVDIVRAASVARLSQ
- the LOC110942206 gene encoding BTB/POZ domain-containing protein At1g04390 isoform X2 yields the protein MSLHPLVKDSVADIVPALGTTLLQKNEAVMKLASKVFVKLVNVIPYSVTESLLSDIVHPLSSSLSSCHVPVVTLCATALNAILSCLSSKKDRDVWKVLEETETISYIIQQIQCGGSKPPEFFVETISLLSNILQRWPSSRFCVWNNNGLMEVLSSLSLEPMLSVRAAVLQLYSAIALCRNGAKKLLEIGNAPLQMMMESMDDVNHNYLQLAGFTLAESFVVSEEGRLKMIESYVEPLAKSVISGLSNWSMHTGKLMKEQMSLIKGACCVCKIVCWPGKHHNYFWKLGIESVLLKLLLDDFHIKQISEHFSSLDEVEALARDGLSANFLPAIKPHVWDILGGLATHCAEDFTAQMVKSELYLKILITCVCLGFAASLRSARQRCPNVENELASRAVLLMIYSPSKYISSQTKSTLLGILKPLAKEDIKYLLNTLNATSSGITGTMSDNLQAIHLISLACYSGLPQYRRYVMKNQGVYILLSLIQTLSRNHVHEERMLRMNTSFHYCGHNMKMCCYEFEDDWVGDEMFLVFGLLGLAELVHHSGSLKDHVWSKSTEGQLISQVREICVNSFASGPKWYCVYLLSYFGIYGFPSKLGNTIGNALSGDESTNLTLVLANQEHVNVHGIILSVRCPSLLPSEGYTSRRKEIRLSAHVNHQALLKLLEYVYSGHLTATDDLVKRLKTLAKHCNLQPLLQTLCRNRPKWRTPFPTFDLTSALGPNGFCFSDIVLEAKGNAFENWKCESCALSQPHLHAHKAILCASSDHMRALLCSGMQESQSETIKIDLGWNALVRLVNWLYSGKLVPKPKYGCLWNNLDEQGKLEQVIPYVELYCLSDSWLLEDLHKECSKVIVNCLDSVNMAVKLIQIGADCCQWDLVELAAKFTAPSYHHLRNSGKLLELDEQLVDIVRAASVARLSQ
- the LOC118485836 gene encoding secreted RxLR effector protein 161-like; translated protein: MDPAFKLSPDEGVVVSQLEYSRAFRSLMYAMISTRPDIAYAVGKLSRYTSNPGASHWQAMNQVFLSYTGFHSVLEGYSNASWINNKEDHSSTSGWTFLLGGGARSWASKKQTCITDSTIESEFVALVAAGKEAKWLRNLI